The genomic region agaaggatgaaaagaagatgaagatgaggaGAGGTGGAAGAAGGGCAGGAGCGACGAGAAAAGACCAGACCTATAGTGAGATCTGTGGTTGCTTCCGCTGTAGATATGTAGTTGCTGCCGCTACTAGAGAGAGGAAGAACGAAATGAGAGAAGGGGGGAGGGGAGGACGCGACGAAGGAGGAGAGCGTCTCCATCATTACGGTAGTCGCCGCTACCGCTGTTGATGCTGACCGAAGGGTGAGGCAAAGGGACCTTCTCCTTAACTGTGATGCCGCCAAGGAGAAGACGAACAGCGCCGCCAGAGAGAGGATGGAGGTCAATGCTGTCGAAGCCCAAAGTCGGGAAACAATAGTGTACAGAGTATGGAGGCTAGAAAGAGAGAGGAAATGAAGAAATGATGAAGAATGGGGAATTAAGTTAAAGATGCTACGGAATTACAAAAATATTGAAGGGATAAAATTGTAAAAATTTCAGTGTCTTAAACTAAAAATTAATGTCTCAACTAGTTGGAGAGACACAGAATATGTTTTTTGTGGATATCTCTATGTAAGCGTGTCTCTTGTTTCTGTGTCTCACAGTCCAAACAAAGAACGCAATCTATCATGTCTCTGTTTTTGGCATGCACAGACATCAACCAACCAGTGCCTAAATGACCATAGAAAGCACAGCAAAGTATGTATGGTTTCATTTGTTTACAGGCACGGGACACTGAGACAGAGATACAGAGATATAAAATTATGTTTGACAAATGAAACATGTATAAAGACATTGTGTCTAGAGAcattaaattagtgtattttgtatccATCTTAACAGGAAGGAAACATAGACAGTaacaagagacacaacttattttttattttttctttcattattcttattaatttttcataattatattttttattattatatttttcttctcaaattttttaaatgaaaaaaaaactttcataatttattctagtttattaccaaacaaaatacaagCACACTAACTTTTGTATATCTATTCTTTATGTCTTATTCTTCGTGTCTTGTCTTATTTTGAACAACTAAGAATTATATTGAGATGCGTCTTTAAAACAGGTATGATAAATTGAGAATTAAAGAATTATAGAGAATTTGAAGGACAATTTTACACAGGAAAAAGATATAAGAGAAGAATTCTAATTCAACATCACATAGATTGTGTAAATACATCCCCTCTTCCCTCTATCTCGATTACTTTTAAAGACAGAAATACAAAGAAATTATGTCCGAAGACATCATCTTGTTCTTCTCTCAAAACACATTTTTATGTCTCTAGGTCATTAGAAGATAATACAATTATTAATTGACCCTTCATACTAATTCCCAGTTGTTTTTTTCAGGGATCAGCTTCTAATTTTTTAAACACCAAATTGATGCATGTGATTGATTTTAAGAGACCATTTTGACCATTAATCCAATTTTTTCCCCTCTACTTGCAATGGGATTAAGTTAGGGTCTTTAGGTCCATTCATGTTacattattcaaaaataaaagaaaaaaataaaatcaaataaaataaggaaaacaatTTCAAGGGATGACCTGGACTCTTCCAAGGGTATCCATTCCCAGTATCGAGGAGTGTCACCCCAAACAATGGTCAGAGCTCTAGCAGCTAGCATGTAGCACTTTTTCCCACTCTTTTTGTCCAATTGAAAGCTCTGCAGTCAAAATATTGTGCATATTTGGATAAGTAAagcttttattataattaaaaacgCTTTATCCCCGTATTTTTGCTAAACATATAGGGGGATTTCTTTACAAGCAAGAAGCAGTCACATATAAAACTGCAACACTCTTTTTAGGTCCAAATAATATCAAAATTAAGGGTTTGATTGTGACAAGTGAAAAGCAAATAGATCTGATAGAAAAGGAAAGCCTTAAAAGCTGAAAAGGACACGAGTTAAAAAGAGTGCACCTGTACGGCAACCAGCTTCGTTAAAAACAAGCAAAGGATTCTTGCGATATTTGAACGTAAAATTAAACACTGATATGATGAATTGATGGTAACTTAATGGAATTGCATATTAGAATTAAAGGGGGAAAATGATTAGGAGTTCCCTGGCTCTATTGAACAGCATAGCGAAGATGACAAAAGGAAGACGAAATTACCATTTTGCCCTTGTCGATGACGGTTGGGCGATCGGAGAGGGCGAGATAGAGGGATTTATTGGAAGTAGAGAGTGAGATCAAGGAAGAGTGAGAATGAGAGTGGGAAACGAGGGAAACGACATCGGAAGGGAGGAAACGACCCCAGACATAGTCAGAATCAGCGGCGGATTTGAAGAGCTTGGAAACGGCGCAGAGCCTGCATGCGTCTTTGGGCGTGGTGCGAGCAATAATGTTCGCGATGCATCCCTCCGGTAactccatttttttttttgtcaagtcgATTAGTTAGTTGCCATAGATAGATATTGGTAGTAGTACTCTAAATTTATATGAAATAAGTTTCtctattattttttcattttttaatacCAATAAATACTTTTCATNNNNNNNNNNNNNNNNNNNNNNNNNNNNNNNNNNNNNNNNNNNNNNNNNNNNNNNNNNNNNNNNNNNNNNNNNNNGTATAAATATTAAGAACatcatttaattttattgaaaatagaaataataaaaaaaaaaagaaaaatcaaaatatgtttaatattatgTTTTCAACTAAATAACTGTTTTGTCCCTAAAATTTATTTTGGTATTCGAA from Arachis ipaensis cultivar K30076 chromosome B02, Araip1.1, whole genome shotgun sequence harbors:
- the LOC107625179 gene encoding F-box protein PP2-B10 isoform X4, whose product is MLAARALTIVWGDTPRYWEWIPLEESSLHTLYTIVSRLWASTALTSILSLAALFVFSLAASQLRRRSLCLTLRSASTAVAATTVMMETLSSFVASSPPPFSHFVLPLSSSGSNYISTAEATTDLTIAYLVFSMEEDRIGFQHCPVELSIGMLGGEASTKNVILDPESDGVRQLPNLRGNPWLEIEFGVFFVSSTEDEQVQMSVVETEAGVLKSGLIIEGIEFRPKEDN
- the LOC107625179 gene encoding putative F-box protein PP2-B12 isoform X1 is translated as MELPEGCIANIIARTTPKDACRLCAVSKLFKSAADSDYVWGRFLPSDVVSLVSHSHSHSSLISLSTSNKSLYLALSDRPTVIDKGKMSFQLDKKSGKKCYMLAARALTIVWGDTPRYWEWIPLEESSLHTLYTIVSRLWASTALTSILSLAALFVFSLAASQLRRRSLCLTLRSASTAVAATTVMMETLSSFVASSPPPFSHFVLPLSSSGSNYISTAEATTDLTIAYLVFSMEEDRIGFQHCPVELSIGMLGGEASTKNVILDPESDGVRQLPNLRGNPWLEIEFGVFFVSSTEDEQVQMSVVETEAGVLKSGLIIEGIEFRPKEDN
- the LOC107625179 gene encoding F-box protein PP2-B1 isoform X3; protein product: MELPEGCIANIIARTTPKDACRLCAVSKLFKSAADSDYVWGRFLPSDVVSLVSHSHSHSSLISLSTSNKSLYLALSDRPTVIDKGKMSFQLDKKSGKKCYMLAARALTIVWGDTPRYWEWIPLEESSLHTLYTIVSRLWASTALTSILSLAALFVFSLAASQLRRRSLCLTLRSASTAVAATTVMMETLSSFVASSPPPFSHFVLPLSSSGSNYISTAEATTDLTIGSQKLLDWNMCGGLRFAGC